A single Candoia aspera isolate rCanAsp1 chromosome 7, rCanAsp1.hap2, whole genome shotgun sequence DNA region contains:
- the LOC134501179 gene encoding interferon-induced protein with tetratricopeptide repeats 5-like: MSRPLREKLQRLQCHFTWDFEIKDKVDVTHILKTLALRLKHAPCHNQGTYLALKAYLCHLEGCPKEALATLCEAEEILRRDHPGTFSRQILVAYGNYAWIYYHLTDYDRVELYLGKIRAICRDLSSPEPYSAPIPEIYAQQGWSLLAVGFRNGELARRCFQKALEQQGSSEELQEGLAFSAFAAWTHSWDDEVQEEGQRLLEGLIRSQPENYEAKAYLASILLRKDRERAERLAEDVVQNSLNPEVLRVASKVLKFRSLSCAISVLKKAVALQSDYHLLHFDLGICYTTLLEKVPELERAQIREDAVESFKQSLEADPPSVFSRLNLAKLYGGRAPHFEEEVYLGVMEELPTASKRCQQAFYRHWGDFLLHRKGQRQEALKAYEAGCGIPGDHPVEQHHLEKSLRGLARVFQREGETEQEEAVYSLLRAMAWRRLGDGVGVAPSRKEGRAPASWGPLQEPAGKGGVPQL, translated from the exons ATGAG cagACCCCTGAGGGAgaagctccagcgcctgcagtgCCACTTCACCTGGGACTTCGAAATCAAGGACAAGGTGGACGTGACACACATCCTTAAAACCCTGGCTCTCCGCCTGAAGCATGCCCCGTGCCATAACCAGGGCACCTATCTCGCCCTGAAGGCCTATCTGTGCCATCTGGAGGGGTGCCCCAAAGAGGCCTTGGCCACCCTGTGTGAAGCAGAGGAGATCTTGCGGAGGGACCATCCGGGCACCTTCTCCCGCCAGATCCTGGTGGCCTACGGGAACTATGCCTGGATTTACTACCACTTGACCGATTATGACCGGGTGGAGCTCTACCTGGGCAAGATCCGAGCCATCTGCCGGGACCTGTCCAGCCCCGAGCCCTACTCGGCCCCGATCCCGGAAATCTACGCCCAGCAGGGCTGGTCCCTCTTGGCCGTGGGCTTCCGCAACGGCGAGCTGGCCAGGCGGtgtttccagaaggccctggagCAGCAGGGGTCGAGCGAGGAGCTGCAGGAGGGCCTCGCCTTCTCCGCCTTTGCGGCCTGGACCCACTCTTGGGATGATGAGGTACAGGAAGAGGGCCAGAGGTTGTTGGAGGGGCTGATCCGTAGCCAGCCCGAAAATTACGAAGCCAAAGCATACTTGGCGAGCATTCTCCTTAGGAAAGACCGTGAAAGAGCAGAGCGCCTGGCCGAGGACGTGGTCCAGAACAGTCTCAACCCAGAAGTCCTGAGAGTTGCCAGCAAGGTTTTAAAGTTCCGCTCGCTCTCCTGCGCTATTTCCGTCCTGAAGAAGGCCGTTGCCCTCCAAAGCGACTACCATCTCCTGCACTTCGACCTGGGGATCTGTTACACGACCCTCTTAGAGAAAGTGCCAGAGCTAGAGAGGGCGCAAATCAGGGAGGACGCTGTCGAGAGCTTCAAACAGTCTCTGGAAGCCGATCCTCCCTCCGTGTTCTCCCGGCTGAACTTGGCGAAGCTGTACGGAGGAAGGGCCCCGCATTTCGAGGAAGAGGTCTACCTGGGCGTGATGGAGGAGCTGCCCACGGCCAGCAAGAGGTGCCAGCAGGCCTTCTATCGCCACTGGGGAGACTTCCTCCTGCACAGGAAGGGGCAGAGGCAGGAGGCGCTGAAGGCATACGAGGCCGGCTGTGGCATCCCCGGGGACCACCCTGTGGAGCAGCACCATCTGGAGAAGAGCCTGCGGGGGCTGGCCAGGGTCTTTCAGCGCGAGGGGGAGACGGAGCAGGAGGAAGCTGTCTACAGCCTGCTGCGCGCAATGGCATGGAGGCGTCTGGGGGACGGGGTGGGGGTTGCTCCCAGTCGAAAGGAAGGCCGGGCGCCGGCCTCATGGGGCCCTCTGCAGGAGCCAGCAGGGAAAGGGGGGGTCCCGCAGCTCTGA
- the LOC134501180 gene encoding interferon-induced protein with tetratricopeptide repeats 5-like: MSRPLREKLQRLQCHFTWDFEIKDKVDVTHILKTLALRLKHAPCHNQGTYLALKAYLCHLEGCPKEALATLCEAEEILRRDHPGTFSRQILVAYGNYAWIYYHLTDYDRVELYLGKIRAICRDLSSPEPYSAPIPEIYAQQGWSLLAVGFRNGELARRCFQKALEQQGSSEELQEGLAFSAFAAWTHSWDDEVQEEGQRLLEGLIRSQPENYEAKAYLASILLRKDRERAERLAEDVVQNSLNPEVLRVASKVLKFRSLSCAISVLKKAVALQSDYHLLHFDLGICYTTLLEKVPELERAQIREDAVESFKQSLEADPPSVFSRLNLAKLYGGRAPHFEEEVYLGVMEELPTASKRCQQAFYRHWGDFLLHRKGQRWPVPTLQGRIAAVDGLDADPCKESGYRSRKEANARCKVLKSPPFERCHAVVSPEPFLPPACTTSAPAGPPTVTTASASPGGLRQPVPPRWLGTPVALSYPLRCGLPPRPGYVFDECGPPLPKTCFNHAVPPGVLESHCFKPCVPGCQCPAGMVAHEAHCILPEACPPIIHGTL; encoded by the exons ATGAG cagACCCCTGAGGGAgaagctccagcgcctgcagtgCCACTTCACCTGGGACTTCGAAATCAAGGACAAGGTGGACGTGACACACATCCTTAAAACCCTGGCTCTCCGCCTGAAGCATGCCCCGTGCCATAACCAGGGCACCTATCTCGCCCTGAAGGCCTATCTGTGCCATCTGGAGGGGTGCCCCAAAGAGGCCTTGGCCACCCTGTGTGAAGCAGAGGAGATCTTGCGGAGGGACCATCCGGGCACCTTCTCCCGCCAGATCCTGGTGGCCTACGGGAACTATGCCTGGATTTACTACCACTTGACCGATTATGACCGGGTGGAGCTCTACCTGGGCAAGATCCGAGCCATCTGCCGGGACCTGTCCAGCCCCGAGCCCTACTCGGCCCCGATCCCGGAAATCTACGCCCAGCAGGGCTGGTCCCTCTTGGCCGTGGGCTTCCGCAACGGCGAGCTGGCCAGGCGGtgtttccagaaggccctggagCAGCAGGGGTCGAGCGAGGAGCTGCAGGAGGGCCTCGCCTTCTCCGCCTTTGCGGCCTGGACCCACTCTTGGGATGATGAGGTACAGGAAGAGGGCCAGAGGTTGTTGGAGGGGCTGATCCGTAGCCAGCCCGAAAATTACGAAGCCAAAGCATACTTGGCGAGCATTCTCCTTAGGAAAGACCGTGAAAGAGCAGAGCGCCTGGCCGAGGACGTGGTCCAGAACAGTCTCAACCCAGAAGTCCTGAGAGTTGCCAGCAAGGTTTTAAAGTTCCGCTCGCTCTCCTGCGCTATTTCCGTCCTGAAGAAGGCCGTTGCCCTCCAAAGCGACTACCATCTCCTGCACTTCGACCTGGGGATCTGTTACACGACCCTCTTAGAGAAAGTGCCAGAGCTAGAGAGGGCGCAAATCAGGGAGGACGCTGTCGAGAGCTTCAAACAGTCTCTGGAAGCCGATCCTCCCTCCGTGTTCTCCCGGCTGAACTTGGCGAAGCTGTACGGAGGAAGGGCCCCGCATTTCGAGGAAGAGGTCTACCTGGGCGTGATGGAGGAGCTGCCCACGGCCAGCAAGAGGTGCCAGCAGGCCTTCTATCGCCACTGGGGAGACTTCCTCCTGCACAGGAAGGGGCAGAG GTGGCCGGTGCCAACGCTGCAGGGCCGGATCGCTGCGGTCGACGGGCTGGACGCAGACCCCTGCAAGGAGTCTGGGTACCGCTCCCGCAAAGAGGCCAATGCCCGTTGCAAGGTGCTGAAGTCGCCCCCGTTCGAGCGCTGCCACGCCGTGGTGTCCCCGGAGCCCTTTTTGCCTCCTGCGTGTACGACCTCTGCGCCTGCGGGGCCGCCAACAGTGACGACTGCCTCTGCGAGTCCTGGAGGCCTACGCCAGCCAGTGCCGCCACGCTGGCTTGGCACTCCAGTGGCGCTCAGCTACCCTCTGCG CTGTGGGCTGCCCCCAAGACCGGGCTACGTGTTTGACGAGTGTGGCCCCCCCCTGCCCAAGACCTGCTTCAACCATGCTGTGCCCCCAGGCGTGCTGGAGTCCCACTGCTTTAAGCCCTGTGTGCCAGGGTGCCAATGCCCAGCAGGCATGGTGGCACACGAGGCCCACTGCATCCTCCCGGAGGCCTGTCCACCCATCATCCACGGCACCCTCTGA